The Drosophila innubila isolate TH190305 chromosome 3R unlocalized genomic scaffold, UK_Dinn_1.0 2_E_3R, whole genome shotgun sequence genome has a segment encoding these proteins:
- the LOC117791219 gene encoding chorion peroxidase has translation MWQCVYLCMFAIVIVASAPDLCNALKFDFSQSRVTVSNDVKNYFNGISPAQWKDFVTSGIDSINRQKRLEDNLLSSDITVQNGSISHAQLLDTLPNEKSKLDSDIALKMLKTSLYIYNSKCDPRGISGDECRTYLETRPLPEGSALQSECHRLLQSQRDGHHAFRRLMSQNYKNGFHEMFGEDELTPAWSISMALYDRDNEASEKNRARSQSDDSRDLNLVLVQFAQFVEHDLSKTVCQSMSNGSPIECCNRNQNNLQPRFHHPSCAPILSKDKYGFPNCLNYVRSALAVGKRCNFGAAEQLNQATGILDLSQLYGFTDAAQRKMRTLTNGALKSTSTGNLLPLTSDNDGHRFCAWDSNANATNCFVAGDSRVNSNPLSILVYTIFMRNHNRIAAELLARNRNWSDEQLFQAAKTVNIDIYRRVIINEWLPEVLGANLAAQVLASPPTVAADQHTEVSNEFGVAAIRFYFSMLPNELHNLASGNKDGSNNNVLPLTNLFELKNEIYTPQIQYTSNKLNEILQSLLHERARKMDASYVGAIVWHENTKPDHADVLAFDIQRGRDHGLQPYYKYLEACSAISVTGWSDFESYIPKELLDKLKNVYRNRWTDVDLMVGGISERIVNGTVGPTFGCILSEQFSRIHERHQQQLSSTQDSLLAAYRSMNGSKLLCLNSDMIAVPENIFRLQSNSNRLVNCNNVA, from the exons ATGTGGCAATGTGTTTACCTTTGCATGTTCGCTATCGTAATAGTGGCGTCAGCACCCGATCTCTGTAATGCTCTAAAGTTCGATTTTTCGCAAT CCCGTGTTACCGTAAGCAATGATGTCAAGAATTACTTTAACGGAATATCGCCGGCTCAATGGAAGGACTTTGTGACATCGGGAATCGATTCaataaacagacaaaaaaG gCTGGAGGATAATCTTTTAAGCTCCGACATAACGGTCCAGAATGGCAGTATCTCCCATGCTCAGCTGCTGGACACGCTCCCCAATGAAAAGTCCAAGCTGGACAGTGACATAGCACTGAAAATGCTGAAGACGAGTCTCTACATCTACAACAGCAAGTGTGATCCGCGAGGAATCAGTGGGGATGAGTGTCGCACCTATTTGGAGACGAGGCCGCTGCCAGAGGGGAGCGCACTGCAATCCGAGTGCCACAGATTGTTGCAAAGTCAAAGGGATGGACATCATGCATTTAGGCGACTGATGTCACAAAACTACAAGAATGGTTTTCACGAG ATGTTCGGAGAAGATGAACTGACACCTGCTTGGTCCATCAGCATGGCTCTCTATGATCGCGATAATGAAGCCTCCGAGAAGAACAGAGCCAGGAGCCAGAGTGATGACAGTCGCGACTTGAACTTGGTCCTGGTGCAGTTTGCGCAGTTTGTGGAACACGATCTCAGCAAGACTGTCTGCCAGTCAATGA GCAATGGCTCTCCAATTGAGTGTTGCAACCGCAATCAGAACAACTTGCAACCACGCTTCCATCATCCGTCATGTGCCCCAATTCTGTCCAAGGATAAATACGGTTTTCCCAATTGCCTGAACTACGTTCGCAGTGCACTTGCTGTGGGTAAAAGGTGCAACTTTGGTGCAGCGGAACAG CTGAACCAAGCAACTGGCATCTTGGATCTGTCACAGCTTTATGGCTTCACAGATGCCGCTCAGCGTAAAATGCGGACGCTGACAAATGGCGCCTTGAAGTCCACATCGACTGGCAATCTGTTGCCCTTGACCTCGGACAATGATGGACACAGGTTCTGTGCATGGGACAGCAACGCCAATGCCAccaattgttttgttgctggcgACTCGCGGGTTAATAGCAATCCCCTCTCCATTTTGGTGTACACCATCTTTATGAGAAATCATAATCGAATTGCCGCCGAGCTGCTGGCACGGAATAGAAATTGGAGCGATGAGCAGCTGTTCCAGGCGGCAAAGACTGTCAACATAGACATCTATCGACGGGTGATCATAAATGAATGGCTTCCGGAGGTGTTAGGTGCAAACTTGGCCGCTCAGGTGTTGGCCAGTCCACCAACAGTCGCTGCAGATCAACATACCGAGGTATCCAATGAATTCGGAGTGGCTGCCATTCGATTCTATTTCTCTATGCTTCCCAATGAACTTCACAACTTGGCCAGTGGTAACAAAGATGGCTCAAACAA CAACGTTCTGCCACTGACGAATCTGTTTGAGCTCAAGAATGAAATATACACTCCCCAAATACAGTATACATCCAATAAGCTGAACGAGATCCTGCAGAGCCTGCTCCATGAGCGTGCCAGGAAAATGGATGCCTCCTATGTGGGCGCA ATTGTGTGGCATGAAAACACGAAACCTGATCACGCCGATGTCTTGGCATTTGACATACAAAGAGGTCGCGATCATGGACTTCAGCCGTACTACAAATATTTGGAGGCATGCAGTGCAATAAGTGTAACTGGTTGGTCTGATTTCGAGTCATATATTCCAAAGGAA CTCTTGGATAAGCTAAAGAATGTGTACAGAAACAGATGGACTGATGTGGATCTTATGGTCGGTGGTATTTCAGAGCGCATTGTTAATGGAACTGTTGGACCCACCTTTGGCTGTATTCTGT CGGAGCAATTCTCCAGAATCCACGAACGCCATCAGCAGCAGTTGTCCTCAACCCAAGACTCTCTTTTGGCCGCCTATCGATCCATGAACGGAAGCAAGCTGTTGTGCCTGAACTCAGATATGATCGCAGTGCCCGAAAATATCTTCCGATTGCAGTCCAACAG CAATCGGTTGGTCAACTGTAACAATGTGGCATAG
- the LOC117792209 gene encoding bromodomain and WD repeat-containing DDB_G0285837 isoform X3, with translation MFIIPILFVQIIITNVLSRFKRKLTTTNRMSEDLDELFLSPIPGPTPVELQQCILFGFRRRLYPSQILEECRSAFGPFAPSAQYVAKWYQRFQDGLFIIDEHDEEWCAGAGAGSGQTPTTCSDYNDDDNDNQNYYDNDNDNHNDNDNDNDTLPLVLRDVGQHGDKDSNSYDDFNDGHDDDEDEDNDDGHVISYWHGYGYLGGKRSGMSISGLPPLPKSLSGFNKLLGSDSGLLSDVDAQQELESNNNNNNNNNNKENVCGNKLASQKVSDNKNNNNNSEKQISKENANDKLESVKTTKTKATATATTTTTATAITTTTTTVSSSPAKINVTGSTLDAQIATLRKEMFGLRQLDLSLLSQLWALNDSIQEFRTMIEEQDDEEDDEDGELDEQGNRRHSPTPSSYDSVSSEGGAEADLVMQAKAKRLGTIPKVITTQPKQQQQQQLKLDMKPVARMRSAPPPPPPAALMCVARKAAAPPRPT, from the exons atgtttataattCCCATATTGTttgtacaaattataatta CTAATGTCTTAAGTCGTTTCAAACGcaagttaacaacaacaaatcgaaTGTCCGAAGATCTGGACGAACTGTTTCTATCGCCGATACCGGGTCCAACGCCCGTCGAGCTGCAACAGTGCATCTTGTTTGGCTTCCGGAGGCGCCTCTATCCCAGCCAGATTCTCGAGGAATGCCGCAGCGCGTTTGGGCCATTTGCGCCAAGCGCACAGTATGTGGCCAAATGGTATCAGAGATTTCAAGATGGCCTATTTATCATTGATGAGCACGATGAGGAGTGGTGTGCGGGCGCGGGCGCGGGGAGTGGCCAAACGCCCACCACATGCAGTGATTATAATGACGATGACAACgacaatcaaaattattatgataatgataatgataatcacaatgacaatgacaatgacaatgacacaTTGCCACTTGTCTTGCGTGATGTGGGGCAACATGGCGATAAGGATAGTAATAGCTATGATGATTTTAATGATGGTCATGATGATGACGAGGATGAAGATAATGATGATGGGCACGTTATTAGTTATTGGCACGGCTATGGCTATTTGGGTGGCAAGCGCAG CGGAATGTCGATAAGCGGTCTGCCGCCGCTGCCAAAATCTCTTAGCGGTTTCAATAAGCTGCTCGGCTCCGATTCGGGACTTTTGAGTGATGTGGATGCCCAGCAGGAACTGgagagcaataacaacaacaacaacaacaataacaacaaagagaaCGTTTGCGGCAACAAATTAGCAAGCCAAAAAGTTAGtgataacaaaaacaacaacaacaacagcgaaaaGCAGATATCTAAAGAGAATGCCAACGATAAATTAGAGTccgtaaaaacaacaaaaacaaaagcgacagcaacagcaacaa caacaacaacagcgacagcgataacaacaacaacaacaactgtatcAAGCTCACCTGCTAAAATCAATGTAACGGGAAGCACTTTGGACGCGCAGATAGCGACGTTGCGAAAGGAAATG ttcGGCTTGCGTCAATTGGATCTCTCATTGCTGTCACAATTGTGGGCACTAAATGACTCGATACAGGAGTTTCGCACGATGATCGAGGAGCAGGATGACGAGGAGGACGATGAGGATGGTGAACTGGATGAGCAGGGCAATCGCAGGCATTCGCCGACACCCTCGTCTTATGATTCGGTCAGCTCCGAAGGCGGCGCCGAAGCGGATCTTGTAATGCAGGCCAAGGCAAAGCGTCTGGGCACCATACCAAAGGTAATCACGACGCAgccaaagcagcaacagcaacagcaactcaaGTTGGATATGAAGCCGGTGGCAAGGATGCGCAGtgcaccgccaccaccaccgcccgCCGCATTGATGTGCGTAGCTCGAAAGGCGGCGGCACCACCACGACCCACATGA
- the LOC117792212 gene encoding uncharacterized protein LOC117792212, with protein MLVTLVCLDGSSIVQAASDIADKGLISFQSKCNCSLSMSCSCCQSAVVNAMNLTKSVCVTFKINLLKASVDVSVSLDGNSVSKFTLDTKTPPSFCLPVISDITPLALCLKMTTKMSGLTNLNICPSFYSSFDANQILAYDFKCIKLGMDGFSIV; from the exons ATGTTGGTCACATTAGTTTGCCTCGACGGATCGTCCATTGTCCAGGCTGCCTCCGATATTGCCGATAAGGGTCTTATCTCGTTTCAGTCGAAATGCAACTGCTCGTTGTCCAtgtcctgctcctgctgccaGAGTGCTGTGGTGAACGCAATGAACTTAACCAAATCGG tcTGTGTcacattcaaaataaatctACTCAAGGCCTCGGTGGATGTCAGTGTTTCCTTGGATGGCAATTCGGTGAGCAAGTTCACCCTCGACACCAAAACTCCGCCCAGTTTCTGCCTGCCGGTGATATCGGACATTACGCCTCTGGCATTGTGTCTCAAGATGACCACCAAAATGTCGGGCTTGACGAACCTGAACATCTGTCCGAGTTTCTATAGCAGTTTTGACGCCAACCAGATCCTGGCCTATGactttaaatgcattaaacttggcaTGGATGGCTTTAGTATTGTCTAG
- the LOC117791597 gene encoding epidermal growth factor receptor kinase substrate 8 encodes MLRNGFENGAHSSDNDDNKPTYALDHLATFKLKNEVESKQPKEKMKLLIELDKTGGIWPHKMYMCFNGQWLVMLDKDMKEIENFPGSLITEPTAFISDDPLETYNNILIFTVPGISLGNTEMHIFQVTDVNSVHLVEDLRQLSSGSPVTVDRNQTPIRLPKPERPGNHQAKDQFGIAAAVAEIAAEKNAQDREQSDRDVQVLNHCFEDIERFIARLHYASEALHELQSRKNQHNPHGEGLLVLRSRPPIESEFYDILAKIKLALNYAVKLQNHFNKGVNPIHNVFVSLQSIVNVCNDIYEGAHLPESVVNPLLRRETVGFLNGTLDSNERDLWQSLGPNWTVPKDQFKDHVGSYHPIFYDDWSPDWIVDEEVPYLAPALKKTPTPLSTPIPLSPAGNSTWLNRLQSRNVNIAEVVFNKQATNDKELNVTKGEYLEIIDDSRNWWKARNSYGNIGYVPHTVLIPYNFDPAANRKARDTDSLASVSMENGDANEPNNPVYRNTMAMYVPPADRESQQPVGAAKNMPRSYSMPNVPIPPPMPPSENQTPTDTPSGTLKRNMAAAGALAAMRARNDCDADDLSDAFLMQGDVNDELRVMLQQRQKRKDLEILKTPEIYINQNSKPREVEEWLRGKGFSDNIIKRLHTLSGEEIFALSPHTIESYFGQRESRRLISQIVLQKNFCEYKTIRSSELSAKLAKARQKADQSNGDPNEVF; translated from the exons ATGCTCCGAAACGGGTTTGAGAATGGAGCTCATTCCAGTGATAACGATGATAATAAGCCGACATATGCATTGGATCACTTGGCCacctttaaattgaaaaatgaggTGGAATCAAAACAGCCAAAGGAGAAAATGAAATTGCTCATTGAGCTTGATAAGACGGGTGGCATTTGGCCACATAAGATGTATATGTGCTTCAATGGCCAATGGCTTGTCATGCTTGATAAGGACATGAAGGAAATTGAGAACTTTCCCGGCAGTCTGATAACGGAGCCAACGGCCTTTATCAGTGATGATCCATTGGAGACATATAATAATATCTTGATATTCACTGTGCCAGGCATCTCCTTGGGCAATACCGAAATGCATATCTTCCAG GTGACGGATGTAAATTCGGTGCATTTGGTTGAGGATCTGCGACAGCTGAGCAGCGGCTCCCCAGTGACAGTGGACCGCAATCAAACTCCCATTCGTCTGCCCAAGCCGGAGCGTCCTGGCAATCATCAGGCCAAGGATCAATTTGGTATTGCGGCGGCTGTTGCCGAGATTGCCGCCGAGAAGAATGCCCAGGATCGCGAGCAATCCGATCGAGATGTGCAGGTGCTCAATCATTGCTT CGAGGATATTGAACGCTTTATTGCAAGATTACACTATGCATCGGAGGCTCTACATGAGCTGCAGTCCCGTAAGAACCAACATAATCCTCATGGAGAAGGTCTGCTAGTGCTTCGATCACGTCCGCCCATCGAGAGCGAGTTCTATGACATTCTGGCCAAGATAAAACTGGCCCTCAATTATGCGGTGAAACTGCAGAACCATTTCAATAAGGGTGTTAACCCCATTCACAATGTGTTCGTCTCCCTGCAGTCGATTGTGAATGTCTGCAACGATATATACGAGGGTGCCCATTTGCCCGAGAGTGTTGTGAATCCGCTGCTGCGTAGGGAAACCGTTGGATTTCTGAATGGAACACTCGACTCCAATGAGAGAGACCTTTGGCAAAGTCTTGGCCCCAATTGGACCGTGCCAAAAGATCAGTTTAAAGATCATGTTGGGTCATACCATCCCATCTTTTACGACGATTGGTCACCCGACTGGATTGTCGACGAGGAGGTGCCGTATTTAGCGCCTGCTCTCAAGAAGACCCCAACACCCTTATCTACACCGATACCGTTGAGTCCAGCTGGCAACAGCACCTGGCTGAATCGCCTACAGAGCCGCAATGTGAATATCGCCGAGGTGGTCTTTAACAAACAGGCCACCAATGATAAAGAACTGAACGTGACAAAGGGCGAATACTTGGAG ATAATTGACGACTCCCGAAACTGGTGGAAGGCCCGAAACTCTTATGGCAACATTGGCTATGTACCGCATACCGTGCTGATTCCCTACAATTTTGATCCTGCCGCGAATCGCAAGGCTCGTGACACGGATTCCTTGGCTTCGGTATCTATGGAGAACGGCGATGCAAACGAGCCCAACAATCCGGTTTATCGCAACACGATGGCAATGTATGTACCGCCCGCAGACCGAGAGTCCCAACAGCCCGTAGGTGCGGCCAAGAATATGCCCCGCTCCTACTCAATGCCCAATGTGCCCATACCGCCTCCGATGCCGCCAAGTGAGAACCAAACACCAACCGATACTCCAAGTGGCACCCTGAAACGCAACATGGCTGCGGCTGGAGCACTTGCAG CAATGCGTGCTCGCAATGACTGCGACGCCGATGATCTATCTGATGCCTTTCTGATGCAGGGCGATGTGAACGATGAGCTGCGAGTCATGCTGCAGCAGAGGCAGAAACGCAAGGACCTTGAAATCCTAAAGACTCCGGAGATATACATTAACCAAAACTCAAAGCCCAGGGAGGTGGAGGAATGGCTGCGCGGCAAGGGTTTCTCCGATAACATTATCAAGCGTCTGCACACGCTCAGCGGAGAGGAAATCTTTGCCCTCTCGCCACACACCATCGAGAGCTACTTTGGCCAGCGGGAGAGTCGCCGACTCATTTCACAGATTGTGCTGCAGAAGAACTTCTGTGAG TACAAAACCATCCGTTCGTCTGAGCTGTCAGCGAAACTGGCTAAGGCCAGGCAAAAGGCCGATCAATCAAACGGTGATCCGAATGAGGTTTTCTAA